A window of Kribbella voronezhensis genomic DNA:
CCTCCGCTTCGTGACGGGCGGTGGGTACGGCGATCCCCAGTGGTGGTCCGAGGCCGGTTGGGCGCACGTGCAGAAGGCGTCGCTGGTCGCGCCGCGGTTCTGGGAGCAGGTCGACGGCAACTGGATGCGGACCAGGTTCGGTCACCGCGAGCTGCTGCCGCTGGACGAGCCGGTGATGCACGTCTGTTTCTACGAGGCCGAGGCGTATGCGGCCTGGGCGGGCAAGCGGCTGCCGACCGAGGAGGAATGGGAGTTCGCCGCCCGCTTCGACCCCGCGACCGGCCGGACCAGGCGGTTCCCGTGGGGTGACGAGAGTCCCGGGCCGCAGCACGCGAACCTCGGCCAGCGGCATCTGCGGCCGGCGCCGATCGGTGCGTACCCGGCCGGTGCCTCGCCGCTCGGGGTCGAGCAGTTGATCGGTGACGTGTGGGAGTGGACCAGCAGCGACTTCAAGCCGTACCCGGGCTTCCGCGCGTTCCCGTACGACGAGTATTCGCTGGTCTTCTTCGGCAGCGACTACAAGATGCTCCGCGGCGGTTCGTTCGGCACCGACGAGGTGGTTGCCCGAGGCACCTTCCGGAACTGGGACTACCCGATCCGCCGGCAGATCTTCGCCGGGTTCCGCTGTGCCCGCGACCCGCTGCCGTCGGAGCTCGGCTAGTGTGCCGGCACCTGGCGTATCTCGGCCCTCCGGTGACGCTGGCATCGCTGGTCCTGGAGCCACCGCATTCGCTGTACCGGCAGAGCTGGGAGCCGGCCGACATGCGTGGTGGTGGCTCGGTCAACGCGGACGGCTTCGGCCTCGGCTGGTACGTGGACGGTGCTCCTGTCCGGTATCGGCGGGGCGTTCCGATCTGGGCCGATGAGTCGTTGCCCGGGCTGGCCGGCTCGATCCGATCCGGTGCGGTGCTGGCCGCAGTACGGAACGGGACGGTCGGGTCGCCACTGAACGAGGCGGCCGCGGCGCCGTTCGTCCGGGACCAGTGGTTGTTCAGCCACAACGGGCTGATCACCGGTTGGCCCGGCTCGGTCTCCAAACTCGCCGAGGCGCTGCCGGTCTCCGAGCTGCTCACCCTCGACGCCCCGATGGACTCGGCACTCCTGTGGTCCCTGATCCAGGACCGCCTTTACGCCGGTGCGCCTGCTGCCGAGGCAGTCGCGTCGGTGGTGCGAGAGGTGGCCGAAGCCGCACCGGGCTCCCGGCTGAACGTGCTGCTGACCGACGGCGACCAGATCGTCGCGACCACGTGGACCCACTCGCTGTGGGTCCGGCGTACGGCGGAATCCGTTGCCGTCAGCTCCGAGCCGTGGCAAGACGGCGACGGCTGGGAAGAGATCCCCGACCAATCGTTGCTAGTGGCAACCAAGAACTCACTGGCGATCACCCCCTTGGCTCCCCGACCGGTGGAGCTTCCGATGGAAGGACGAGAGTGACCCTCATCGACCCCGAGATCGATGTTCATCTGACCCCCGACTACGCCTCCCGCGCGCTGCGGGAGGACGCCCGGGCCGGGCTGACCGCCGAGCCCAAGTGGCTGGCGCCGAAGTGGTTCTACGATGCGCGTGGCAGCGAGTTGTTCGAGGAGATCACCCGGCTGCCGGAGTACTACCCGACCCGGGCCGAGCGGGAGATCCTCGACGCCCGCGCGGGCGAGATCGCCGAGCTGACCGGCGCGAAGACCCTGGTCGAGCTCGGCTCCGGCTCGTCGGAGAAGACGCGGCTGCTGCTCAGCGGGCTGCGTGATCACGGCACGCTGACGACGTTCGTCCCACTGGACGTGTCCGAGTCGGCGCTGCGCGAGGCGGCGGCCGCGATCACCGCCGACTATCCGGGACTCGTGGTGCACGGCGCGGTCGGCGACTTCACCGAGCACCTCGACAAGCTGCCCGGTGACGCGCCACGCGTGGTGGCGTTCCTCGGCGGCACGATCGGGAACCTGCTGCCGGCCGAGCGCGCCGACTTCTACGCGTCGGTGCGCGAGGTGCTGGAGCCGGGGGAGTGGTTGCTGCTCGGCACGGATCTCGTGAAGGATCCGGCGACCCTCGTGGCGGCGTACGACGACAGCGCGGGAGTGACCGCGGAGTTCAACAAGAACGTGCTGCGGGTGCTCAACCGGCAACTCGGGGCCGACTTCGACGTGGACGCGTTCAGCCATGTCGCGGTCTGGGACGCCGAGAACGAGTGGATCGAGATGCACCTGCGGGCCGATCGCGCGATGCAGGTGCTGATCCCCGAGATCGGGTTGGAGATCGAGTTCGCCGAGGGCGAGGAGCTGAGCACGGAGGTGTCGGCGAAGTTCCACCGCTACGGCGTCGAGGCCGAGCTCGGCAAGGCGGGCTTCACGCCGGGCGCCTGGTGGACGGACTCGGAGGAGCGCTTCGCCTTGTCGCTCTGGCAAGCGGTCTAGAACAGGACTGCGGCCGACGACCTGCGTGGTCGTCGGCCGCAGCCTTTGTCAGCCGGCGGTCCCCCCGCCTTCCCTAGCCTCAGCCTTGGATCAACCTGCAGTCCATCCCCCCGCCTTCCCTGGCCTCAGCCTTGGATCAACCTGCAGTCCATCCCCCCGCCTTTCCTGGCCTCAGCCTTGGATCAACCTGCAGATTTGATCAGGTCGTTGATCTTGCCGACGTAGGTCTGCAGATCGCTGATCGGCTTCTTGCCGCTCAGGATCGGCTGGTACCACGCGGTGGTCAGGTCGGCCACCTGCGAGGCCCACGTGGTGGTGAACCGGACGCCGACCGTCTTCTCGGCGGACAGGTCCGCCTTGACCGTGTCGACCACCGTGGACTGGCCGGCCTTGGTGAGCGCGTCGAAGTAGCTCGCCTGCGCCGGGGTGTAGGCCGGGGGAGCGACCGGCGAGGCCGGCAGCACCGCGTCCCACACCTTGGTGTTCAGGTACTGCAGCACCTTGTACGTCGCGTCCTCGTTCGCCGTGTACTTCGGCGTGCAGATGCCGACCGAGTCGTACAGGGTGGTCGGCGTGTTCACCTGCGGGAACGGGGCGAACCCGTACTTGATCTTCGGCTTGTCGGTCTGGAACCCGGCCGCGAGCCACTGGCCGCCGACCATCATCGGCACCTTGCCCGCCGAGAACAGCGCCTGCACGTTCGACGCGTCGTACCCGGGCGGGGCGACCGCGCCGGACTTGATCGCGGCGGCGAGCTTGGTGACGCCCTCGACGTACTTGTCGTCCGCCTCGGCCTTGGTCGGGTGGTTCACGTTGTCGGTGAACGGCGCGCCACCCGCGGACACGGAGTACATGCTCATCGAGAACGGCGCGTCCGCCGAGGTCAGGTTGTCCGCGACCAGCCCGTACTTCGCGCCGCCCTTGTTCGCCAGTTTGCTCGCGGCGGAGTACATCTCGTCCCAGGTCCAGCCCGCCTTCGGCTCCGCGATCCCGGCGGCCTTGAAGGCGTCGACGGAGTACCAGATGCCGTAGGTGTTCATCAGGGACGGCAGGCCGCCCATCTGGCCGTCGCCGGTCTTCCAGTTCTCCATCGCCGAGCCGACGAAGTTGCCCGCCTTGAAGTCACCGTCGCCGTCGGTGATCCGCTTGGCCCAGTCCACCGTCAGGCCCTGGGCGGTGTACTGCTGCTCGGTGTCGTTGCCGCACCAGAACAGGTCGGGCAGCTTCTTCGCCTGGGTCAGCGACGCGAGCTTGTCGCCGTACCCGCCGCTCGGGGTGTCCACCCGCTTGACGGTGATCTTGTCGTCCTTGAACCCGGCCAGCGCCTTGTCGATCGCGGCGTTGGTCTGGGCCGACTCCCACGTCATCACTGTCACGGTGACCGGGCCGTCGGACTTGCTGCCGGAGTCGGAACCGCCGCAAGCGGCCGTTGCCGTCAGCAACCCGGCACAGACCAGGCTGGTACCGATGATGTGCTTCTTCACTGCTGTGCTCCTCAGGGGTGAGTCACTTCTGGGTCGTGCTGCCGAGCGAGCCGAGGCCCTGGATGAAATAGCGCTGCGCGGCGAAGAAGAGGATCAGCGGCGGCAGCATGTAGAGCAGGTTCGTGGCCATGTAGTAGCTCCAGTCCGGCGTCTGCCCCGCGAACGGGGAGATGAACGACGCCATGCCGACCGACAACGGCCATTTGTCGGAGGAGTACAGGTAGACCAGCGGATTGAGGAAGTCGTTCCACGAGGCCTGGAAGGCGAGGATCGCCATCGTGATCCAGGCCGGCTTGGTCAGCGGCAGCATCACTTGGGTGAAGATCCGGAAGTGGCCGGCGCCGTCGATCTTGGCGGCCTCGTCGATCGAATACGGGATGGCCAGGAAGTACTGCCTCGCCAGGAAGATGAACAGCGGATTGCCGCCGAAGAAGGCCGGCACGATCAACGGCAGCCAGGTGTCGTACCAGCCGATGCTCTTGTACAGCTGGAACAACGGGATCAGTCCGACGACGCCGGGCAGCAGCATGCTGCCGACGAACAGGTAGAACCACATCTTCCGGCCGGGGAACCGCAACCGGGCCAGCGCGTAACCGGCCATCATCGCGGTCATCACGCCACCGAGCACGCTGAGCGCCGTGATGATCGTTGAGTTGAGCAACAACCGCGGGAAGTGGATCGCCTGCGGGCCCTTGATGAAGTTGCCCCAGTGGAACTCGTGCGGGAGCAGCTTCGGCGGCACCTCGAACACGGCGGTCCGGCTCTTCAGGCCGATGGCGATCATCCAGAGCAGCGGCACCACCATCACGGCACAGATGAAGAGCGCGGTCGCGTACCACGACGCCGTACCGAGCGGGCGGCGCTTCTTCGGCCGGCGGACCGGCTCGTCGAGTACTCCGGCCAGGGCGAGCGG
This region includes:
- the egtC gene encoding ergothioneine biosynthesis protein EgtC; the protein is MCRHLAYLGPPVTLASLVLEPPHSLYRQSWEPADMRGGGSVNADGFGLGWYVDGAPVRYRRGVPIWADESLPGLAGSIRSGAVLAAVRNGTVGSPLNEAAAAPFVRDQWLFSHNGLITGWPGSVSKLAEALPVSELLTLDAPMDSALLWSLIQDRLYAGAPAAEAVASVVREVAEAAPGSRLNVLLTDGDQIVATTWTHSLWVRRTAESVAVSSEPWQDGDGWEEIPDQSLLVATKNSLAITPLAPRPVELPMEGRE
- the egtD gene encoding L-histidine N(alpha)-methyltransferase, which gives rise to MTLIDPEIDVHLTPDYASRALREDARAGLTAEPKWLAPKWFYDARGSELFEEITRLPEYYPTRAEREILDARAGEIAELTGAKTLVELGSGSSEKTRLLLSGLRDHGTLTTFVPLDVSESALREAAAAITADYPGLVVHGAVGDFTEHLDKLPGDAPRVVAFLGGTIGNLLPAERADFYASVREVLEPGEWLLLGTDLVKDPATLVAAYDDSAGVTAEFNKNVLRVLNRQLGADFDVDAFSHVAVWDAENEWIEMHLRADRAMQVLIPEIGLEIEFAEGEELSTEVSAKFHRYGVEAELGKAGFTPGAWWTDSEERFALSLWQAV
- a CDS encoding ABC transporter substrate-binding protein, with the protein product MKKHIIGTSLVCAGLLTATAACGGSDSGSKSDGPVTVTVMTWESAQTNAAIDKALAGFKDDKITVKRVDTPSGGYGDKLASLTQAKKLPDLFWCGNDTEQQYTAQGLTVDWAKRITDGDGDFKAGNFVGSAMENWKTGDGQMGGLPSLMNTYGIWYSVDAFKAAGIAEPKAGWTWDEMYSAASKLANKGGAKYGLVADNLTSADAPFSMSMYSVSAGGAPFTDNVNHPTKAEADDKYVEGVTKLAAAIKSGAVAPPGYDASNVQALFSAGKVPMMVGGQWLAAGFQTDKPKIKYGFAPFPQVNTPTTLYDSVGICTPKYTANEDATYKVLQYLNTKVWDAVLPASPVAPPAYTPAQASYFDALTKAGQSTVVDTVKADLSAEKTVGVRFTTTWASQVADLTTAWYQPILSGKKPISDLQTYVGKINDLIKSAG
- a CDS encoding carbohydrate ABC transporter permease — encoded protein: MTTLPTDPATETPLALAGVLDEPVRRPKKRRPLGTASWYATALFICAVMVVPLLWMIAIGLKSRTAVFEVPPKLLPHEFHWGNFIKGPQAIHFPRLLLNSTIITALSVLGGVMTAMMAGYALARLRFPGRKMWFYLFVGSMLLPGVVGLIPLFQLYKSIGWYDTWLPLIVPAFFGGNPLFIFLARQYFLAIPYSIDEAAKIDGAGHFRIFTQVMLPLTKPAWITMAILAFQASWNDFLNPLVYLYSSDKWPLSVGMASFISPFAGQTPDWSYYMATNLLYMLPPLILFFAAQRYFIQGLGSLGSTTQK